The genomic segment AAGTCGCATTCGGGAAGGTCGGGACCCAGCGCCCGTCAATGAGGCGGGTGTTCCAGCCGACGTGGTCGGCATGCACATGCGTGAGCAGCACGTAATCGACCTGCTCCGGCGTGACACCCGCTGCGGCCAGCCGCGCCAGGAACGGCTCGTTGAGCCGGTGAAGCGGCGGGATCTCCGGCCGGTTCTTGTCATTGCCGGTGGCCGTGTCGATCAGGATCGTGTGGTGCGGCGTCCTGACCAGCCAGCTGTGAATGCTTTGGATGAAGGTGCCGGTCGCAGCATCGAACGAGCCCGCCTCCAGGCGGTCGCGATGACGCTCCAGCGCCTGCGGCTCGCTTCCCGGAAAGAGCGCGTCGAACTTGAATGCGGCAAGCCGCAACTCGTCGATCCGCGTGATGGATGCTTCGCCGACTTGATAGGTCTTGGCCGCGTGAATCATCAAGATGTCCTCCACTGGACCGCGGCTTGGGCCCTGCTTGCCCGGGCCGCGGTGTCCGTGAGGTACGAGGCGCGCCGCGCCTTGGGGAGAGCCGCGGGTTCGATAGGTCCCATCGACATCGTCGATATCGGAAGGCACGATAGGCCAGCTTTTCACGCCGCCGTTTTGGCCTTAACCCTCGCATCGCGGCCCGTTCGAGCCGCGATGTGCCCTAGACGGAGGTGGCTCCGATGCAGGATGCGGAACACGGCCGGGGTCGGCCGGCCGACGACAACGATCTCGCCGAGATCGACCTCGGTCTGTTGCTGGCGCTGGAGGCTCTCCTGCGCGAGCGGAACGTGACGCGCGCGGCCTCCCGGCTCAATATCGGGCAGCCCGCGCTCTCGGCGCGGCTGAACCGGCTGCGGCAGATCTTTGCCGATCCGCTGTTCGTCCCCGCGGCGAGCGGGCGCGGCGTGGTGCCGACGACGAGGGCTGTGGAGCTCCAGACCGAGCTTGCCGACGTGCTCGGCAAGCTCCGTCGCATGGTGGAGGGGCCTGCTGTGTTCGACCCCGCCCGGAGCCAGCGCACCTTCGTCGTTGCCATCCACGAGAACCCGGCCGTGACGCTGGCACCCGGCTTGGTGGCAAGCTTGACCGCGATGGCGGAGCGGGCGCGGCTTGCTCTCGTTCACCCCGCCCGCGATGTCGTGGATCAACTCGAAAGGGGAGAGATCGATATCCTGGTGACGGGAGCCGACCGCGCACATGGCGAGCTGATGCAGCGGCCGCTGTTCGAGGACGGCTTCCTGTCCGCACAGCGCAAAGATCATCCCCGTGGCAACGGCCCGCTCGATCTCGACAGCTTTTGCGCGCTCGACCATCTCTTGATCTCCGCCGATGGCGGTGGCTTCTCGGGCCTCGTCGATGACGCGCTGGCCGCGCTCGGCCGCTCGCGGCGTGTCGCCGTCTCGATCCAGACCTATGCGTTGGCGCCTGTTATCCTCGCGCACAGTGACTGCATCTGCACTCTGCCGCGGCGCTTCCTGATCCGCTTCGCCCACGAGCTCGATCTCACGCCCCCGCCGCTCGATTTGCCGCCCGCTCGCATCGTCGCGCTGTGGCATCCGCGCAATCAGGAGGACAAAGGACACGCCTGGCTTCGCGAGTGCTTGTACCAGGCGGCTGCGGCTTGATCTCGATGTGTGTCCTCACATCGAGCTGATGGCGCCCTGCTGTTTCGTTCGCCTGTCAAGGCCTCTCGGCAAAAACATTCTTCTTTACCGAAATTCGGAAATATCGTATGCGTCGCTCATCCCGGCTCATCCAAGAGGGGCGATCGTGATGTCGTCATGTTCGTGAGCCGGGCTTGCGGTGGACGCGGCAGCGTCGGGCGCGAGAGGTGCGGGCAGGGAGGGTAGTCCCCGGTGAGCCCGCGGCCGCGCGCAGACGAACGGCGCTGCTAGGCTTTGTCTCGTCTGTAAGTTTCCAGCTTTGTCGACAGGGCTCGGGAATACTGCGGCGAAATGGCGGGCCGTGCGTACGGCAAAACCGTGTGGTCCTGGCCGTCGTTGCTACGGTCAAGCCTTGGCGAACGTGACATTGGCGTCAACCGGCGTCGTGTCAGCGACTTTCGCGAAGGTGAGGGAGGCCAGAAGGAATTCGGCTCCTGGGAGAGCGCGGCATAAGCCGTCCGGCCATCGCGCAGGGAAGGCCGAGTGTTTGGCTACACCTGTATGCTGCTGCGCGGTTCTTCCTGCGTGTGCTCTAGCGCAGCGGACCGCGGGTGCCAGTCGGCACCCGGTCTTCCCTGCGCCCTCTTGGATATGAGGGCGGCGAGATCAAGCAAATCTCGGGCGAAATGCGCCGCGAGAACGCGAAGGCGTGTCGGACGACGAACAATTTTCCGAACCGATGAGATCACCAAGTTTGCATTCCTCGCGCCCGGTATACCCGCCTGCCGCCTTCCTGAGCTGCCGTGCCGAGATGAAATGCAGTGAGTCGAGTCATTAGTCGCGCTTATGTCGCGAATTTTTACTTCCAATTTTACTTCGCAAAATCCCGCCCATAGCCTCAAGCGCAACTGATCACATCCGCAGGGATCGCTGAAGGTCGTTGCGGCCGCTCATTGTAACCAACGAGGGTTGCCATGCTTGACAGGGATAAGGGGAATGCTGCTGCCGGCCATGCCGGAACGAAGCCGGGGGAAGCAAAAAAGCTGAGCCGCCGCACGCTGTTGAAGGGTGCTGCAGCGGTTGCAGGCGCGGCCGCGGGAGCGGATGCGATCCGCGGATTCCCGACCATCTGGGCGCAGGAGATCAAGGACATCGAGCTGCGCCATGTCGGCGTCTCCTATTCGGTGGTGAAGGCGATCGGCGACCAGGCCGCCAAGGACCTCGGCTTCAAGGTGACGATGCAGAATCTCGACACCTCCGCCTCCATCAACCGCTTCATAAGCCAGCCTAATACGGTCGACATCGCCGATCTCGAGGGCTGGCAAGCCAAGCTGGCGGCGAAGCGCGGCGTGATCCAGGGCATCGAGGTCAAGAAGATCAAGGAGTTCGACAACATCCTGCCGATCTTCACCAAGGGCGAGATCGACGGCCACAAGATCCCGCGCCAGGGCATCTCGCCCTATGAGGCCATGTACATCGCCAAGCCCGACGCGACCGACCTCAATGACGGCGTCACCGAATGGGCGACCTTCCTGCCGCAGGTCTACAACGCCGATTCCATCGGCTATCGCCCCGATCTCGTCGGCCACGAAGTGACCGAGTGGAAGGACCTGATCGATCCCAAGTTCAAGGGCAAGGCTGCGATCCTCGACGTGCCCGCGATCGGCATCATGGACGCCGCGCTCTGCTTCGAGAGCGCCGGGCTGATCAAGTACGGCAACAAGGGGAACATGACCAAGGAGGAGATCGACTTCACCTGCAACAAGCTGATCGAGCTGAAGAAGCAGGGCCAGTTCCGCGCCACCTGGACCACCTTCGACCAGTCGGTGCAGCTGATGGCGGCGGGCGAGGTCATCATCCAGTCGATGTGGTCGCCGGCGGTGGCTGCCGTCCGAGTCAAGGAAATTCCCTGCGTCTACGCGCCCGTCAACGTCAAGAACGGCAAGGAAGGCTATCGCGGCTGGTGCAACGGCATGGGCCTGATGAAGCATCTCTCGGGCAAGAAGCTCGATGCCGCCTATGAATATCTCAACTGGTACCTCTCGGGCTGGCAGGGCGGCTTCGTCGCACGCTACGGCTATTACAGCCCGGTGCCCTCGACTGCGAAGAAATTCCTCACCCCCGCGGAATGGGCGTTCTGGTACGAGGGCCAGCCCGCGCCGGAGGTGGTCAACGATCCCTATGGCGTTGCGATGGAGAAGGCCGGCACCAAGCGTGACGGCGGCTCGTTCCTCGACCGCGTCAAGAACATCTCCTGCTGGAACACGCTGATGGACGAGGCCGCCTACATGAACAAGCGCTGGAACGACTTCAAGGTGGCCTGAAACCTGCTTTCCCTGACGAAAGGCGCCGGCGCGGCGACGCGCCGGCGGATGAGATTGACGTCGAGGCATTCGCTGACATGCAGCCGAGTTCTATTCCATCGCGATCCAATCTGGCCGGCTGGCTCTACGTCTCGCCGCTGGTCCTGGTGCTCGTGCCGTTCTTCGCGGCGCCGATCCTGGTGGTGCTGGCGGCGAGCTTCTTCGCCACCGACGGCTTTGGCGGCCTGACGCCGGGCTTCACGCTGGCGAGCTATGTCGAGGTGCTGCACTCGGCGCTGACGCTGAAGCTGTATCTGGCGACGATCAAGTTCACGGTGCTGACCTGGATCTTCACCCTGATCATCGGCTTCCTCGTTGCCTATTTCCTGGTCTTCCACGTCCGCAACCAGCTGCTTGCGATCGGCCTGTTCCTGCTCTGCACGGTGCCGTTCTGGACCTCGAACATCATCCGGATGATTTCGTGGATCCCGCTGCTCGGCAAGGAAGGCCTGATCAATCAGGCGCTGCTGGCGATGGGCGTGATCCGCCAGCCGCTGGAAGTGCTGCTGTTCTCCGACCTTGCGGTGGTCATCGCCTATGTCCATCAGCTCACGATCTTCATGATCGTGCCGATCTTCAATTCCATGGCGCGGATCGACAAGAAGCTGATCGAGGCCGCAATCGACGCCGGCGCCAGCCGTTTCGATATCATGCGCCTGATCGTGGTGCCGATGTCCAAGAGCGGCATCGCGCTCGGCACCATCTTCGTGGTCTCGATCGTCATGGGCGATTTCTTCGTGGTCAAGGTGATGTCCGGCGGCGGTTCCGCCTCGGTGGTCAGCGCCTTCTACGAGGACGTCGGCGTGCTGCAATATCCGACCGCCGCGGCGAGCGCCGTGTTGCTGACGCTTGTGCTGGTCGCGATCGTCTCGCTGATCCTGCGCACCGTCGACGTCAGGCAGGAGATCACGTGATGAGCGCGGTTCTCGCCGACATGCCGGAGACGGTTGCGCCTGCAACCAGCAAGGCGATCGCGCCGAGCAAGGGTGGGCGGCCCTGGACGTTCTATGTGCTGTCGGCGCTGTTCACGTTCTACGTGCTCGCGCTCTACGGCCCGATGTTCTGCATCTACATCCTGTCGTTCCAGGACATCCGCGGCGGCCTCGTCTTCCCGATGAAGGGCCAGTCGATGCACTGGTTCGTCGATCTCTTCACCCAGGTGCGCACCGGCGACGTCAAGGGCTCCTTCGACCGCTCCATCAAGCTCGCCGTGATCGTCACCGTCATCACGGTGGTGGTGTCGTTCCTCGCCGGGCTCGGCTTCCGCAAGCGCTTTCGCGGCGACACGTTCGTCTTCTACATGATGATCGGCAGCCTGGTCGCGCCCGGCCTCGTGCTCGGCCTCGGTACGGGCCTGTTGTTCCAGGCGCTCGGTCTGAATGCCAGTTGGTACACCTCGGCGCTCGGCGCGCAGCTATCCTGGACGCTGCCGTTCGGCGTGCTCGTGATGTTCGCGGTGATGTCGCGCTTCAATCATGCGTGGGAGGAGGCGGCTTACGATCTCGGCGCCAGCCGCTGGCAATCGATCTGGCTGGTGATGATCCCGGTGCTGGCGCCTGGCCTCGTCGCGGTCGCGCTGTTCGGATTCACGCTGTCCTATGACGAGTTCGCCCGCAGTCTTCAGACCGCGGGCTCACTGAACACCCTGCCGCTGGAAATCTGGAGCATGACGCTGAACGTCACATCGCCCTCGCTTTATGCGCTGGGCACCGTGACCACCGTCGTCTCCTTCATCGTGATCGGTGCCAGCCTCGGCACCATCGTGCTGATCCAGAAGAAGCGCGGCAGCCGGGCAAAGGGATGGGAATGAAGAACGATCGCGGCGATATCGAGCTGGCAGGCGTCTGCAAGAGCTTTGACGGCATCACCAACGTCGTTGACGGCGTCAATCTGAAGATCGCAGACGGTGCCTATTGCTGCTTCATTGGCCCCTCCGGCTGCGGCAAGACCACCATCCTGCGCATGATCGCAGGCCATGAGGACCCGACGGCGGGCGAGATCGTGATCGGCGGGCAGAACGTCGTCGGCCTCGCGCCGGTGCAGCGCCGCACCGCGATGATGTTCCAGTCCTACGCGCTGTTTCCGCACCTGACGGTTCGAGAGAACATCGCCTTTGCGTTGCGCGTGCGCGGCCAGTCCAAGGCGGATCGTCTGCGCGCGGCGGATGCCATGATCGAAAAGGTCCGGCTGACGAGCTTCGCCGATCGCCTGCCGGTCCAGCTGTCCGGCGGCCAGCAGCAGCGCGTGGCGCTGGCGCGCGCGGCGATCACCGAGCCGCGCGTGCTCTTGCTCGACGAGCCGCTGTCGGCGCTCGACGAGCAGCTCCGCGTCCAGATGCGCCAGGAGCTCAGGCGGATGCAGCGGGAGCTCGGCATCACCTTCATTCACGTCACCCACACCCAGCTCGAGGCGATCGCCCTTGCGGATCTCGTCGTGGTGATGGAGCAGGGCAGGATCAAGCAGGCGGGGGCGGCGCGCGAGGTCTATGCCCATCCGCACGATCGCTATGTCGCCGAGTTCATGGGAGGCCAGAACGTGCTGTCGGGCAGGGTGGAGAAGGTGAACGGTGCGAGCTTCACGCTCGCGCAGGCCGCGCCTGATGGCATCGAGGTGCCGCTCCAGGCCCGCCCGACCGTGAGCGTCGGCGACAAGGTCGATATCGCCGTGCGACGCGACGACGTCGCGCTGGTGAGGCCCGGCAAGGCGCTGCCGCCGGGCTGTACCACGTCGCTGCCGAGCCGCGTGCTCGCGATCGAATACCAGGGCTATTTCGTCAAGGTCATGCTCGACACCGTGCCGGACGACGAGTTCGTTGCCTATGTGCCGGAAAAGACCTTCTTTGCAGATCCCTTCACCGTCGGTGATGTCGTGATGGCCACATGGGCCACCGGCAGCGCACTTCCACTCGCCTAAAGACCCGTCGCGCACAGGAGCATGACCGTGCAGATATCCTTCACCCTCAACGGACGGCCAACAAGCGTGGATGTCGAGCCGGCAACACTCGTCGCCGAGCTCCTGCGCGAGCAGCTCCATCTCACCGGCACCCATATCGGCTGCGACACCAGCCAGTGCGGCGCCTGCGTCGTGCATCTGAACGGCCTGCCGGTGAAGAGCTGCACGCTGCTCGCGCCCGCGCTCGACGGTGCGACTTTGCTCACGATCGAGGGCCTGACGGGCGCCCCCGGCTCGAACCAGATGCATCCGATGCAGGAGGCCTTCCGCGAGCACCACGGGCTGCAGTGCGGCTTCTGCACACCGGGCATGCTGATGACGGCCGTCGCGCTTGCCACCGAAAAGCCGGACCTGACGGAGGCCGATGTCCGCCACGGCCTCGAAGGCAATATCTGCCGCTGCACCGGCTACCAGAACATCGTCATCTCGGTCATGGCCGGCGCTGCCGCCATGCACGCTGCCAAGGGAGAGTGACCATGGGCAATGTGATCGGCATCGGTGCAGCGCCAAAGCGGAAAGAGGACCAACGTTTCCTCACCGGCCGTGGCAATTACGTCTCCGACATCAAGCGCTCCGGCATGGCCGCCGGCGTGTTCGTGCGCTCGCCGCACGGCCATGCGGTGCTGCGCGGGATCGACAAGAGTGCCGCTCTGGCGTCGCCCGGCGTCATCGCGGTCCTGACCGGCGACGATGTCGCCGATGATGGGCTGGGCTCGTTGCCCTGCGGCTGGGGTATCACCGACGCCAAGGGCGTGCCGATGAAGGAGCCGCCGTTCCCGATGCTGGCGCAGGACAAGGTGCGCTTCGTCGGCGATATGGTGGCTTTCGTCATCGCAGAAACCCCGGAGCAGGCCAACGCGGCGGCCGACCTGCTGAAGGTCGACTACGAGGTGCTGCCCTCCGTGGTCGGCGTGCTCGAAGCCATCAGGCCCGACGCGCCGCAATTGTTCGACGACGTGCCGAAGAACATCTGCTGCGACTGGGAGCTCGGCGACAAGGCCGCGGTCGAATCCGCGTTCAAGAAGGCGGCGCATGTCGCAAGACTGAGCCTCGTCAACAATCGCCTGATCGGCAACCCCATGGAGCCGCGCGCGGCCATCGCCGAATACGAGCCGGGCACGGATCGCTACACGCTGTGGACCACCAGCCAGTTCCCGCACGTCGTGCGCTTCCTGATGGGTGCGCTGGTGCTGAACATTCCCCAGCATAAGCTGCGCGTGGTCGCGCCCGATGTCGGCGGTGGCTTCGGAGTCAAGCAGTTCCATTACGGCGAGGAGGCCGTGATCACCTGGGCGGCCAAGCGCGTGCGGCGGCCGGTGAAATGGGTGGCGAGTCGCTCGGAAGGCTATGTCTCCGATCGCCATGGCCGCGACCATGTCACCGAGGCCGAGCTCGCGCTCGACGAGACCGGAAAATTCCTCGCCTTCCGCGTCAAAACGCTGGCCAATATGGGCGGCTATCTCTCGACCTTCGGACCGAACATCCCGACCAATCTCTACGGGCCGCTGCTCAGCGGCGTCTACACCACGCCGGCGATCTATTGCAACGTGAAGGTGGTCTTCACCAACACCGTCCCGGTCGACGCCTATCGCGGCGCCGGCCGGCCCGAGGCGACCTTCGTGCTGGAGCGCATCGTCGATGTCGCCGCCAGCGAGATGGGAATCGACCGCGTCGAGATCCGCCGCCGCAACATGATCCCGAAGGAGGCCTATCCTTATCAGACGCCGGTGCTGGTGCAGTACGATTCCGGCGATCCCATGGGCTGTCTCGACGGCGCGCTGGTCGCCGCCGACGTCAAGAACTTTGGCGTGCGCAAGGCGGCGTCCGCCAGCAATGGCAAGTTCCGCGGGCTCGGCTACTCCACCTATGTCGAGGCCTGCGGCCTCGCGCCGTCGCGCTTCGCAGGACGGCTAGGGGCGCGCGGCGGCCTTTATGAGAGCGCCACGGTGCGGGTGCATCCGACCGGCCAGGTGACGGTGATGATCGGTACCCACAATCACGGCCAGGGCCACGAGACCACCTTCGCGCAGATCGTCTCGGACAAGCTCGGCGTTGCCTTCGAGAATGTCGACATCGTGTTCGGCGATACCGACCGCGTGCAGTTCGGCATGGGCACCTACGGCTCGCGCTCGCTGGTCGTCGGCGGCGCCGCGCTGTCGAAGGCGACCGACAAGGTGATCGTCAAGGGCAAGAAGATCGCCGCACATCTGCTCGAAGTGTCCGAGGCCGATATCCAGTTCGAGGCCGGCAAGTTTTCCGTTGCCGGCACGGACCGCATCAAGACGTTCGAGGAGATCGCCGGCGCAGCTTACGTGCCGCACAATTATCCGCTCGAGGTGCTGGAGCCGGGGCTTGAAGAGCAGGCTTATTACGACCCCGTCAACTTCACCTATCCCGGCGGCTGCCACATCGCCGAGGTCGAGGTCGATCCAGAGACGGGCACGGTGACCTTGGTGAACTATACGGCGGTAGACGACGTCGGCACGGTCATCAACCCAATGATCGTCGAGGGCCAGCTGCACGGCGGCATCGTGCAGGGCGTCGGCCAGGCGCTGTTCGAGAACGCAGTCTATGACGAAGGCTCCGGCCAGCTGCTGTCGGGCTCGCTGATGGATTACTGCATGCCGCGCGCCGATCATCTGCCGATGATGAAGGTTGCGACCCACTCGACGCTCTGCACGCACACGCCGATGGGCGTGAAAGGTTGCGGCGAGGTCGGCACCATCGGCTCGCCCGCCGCCGTCATCAATGCGGTGGTGGATGCGCTATCGCATCTCGGCGTCACCCATGTCGACATGCCGGCGACGCCGAACCGGATCTGGCGCCTGCTGCAGAACGCGTCGCTGCCGGTCGCCGCGGAATAGGGAGGATAACAATGAAGCCATTTGCCTATCACCAGCCGGACCAGATTCCAGATGCGGCCAAGCTCCTGACCTTGATCGAGGACAGCAAGCTCGTCGCCGGCGGCATGACGCTGATCCCGACACTGAAGCAGCGGCTGGCCAGTCCGGCCGCGCTGGTCGATCTGTCGAAGCTCGGAAGCCTCAAGGGCATCACCGACGACGGCGCCACCATCACCATCGGCGCCATGACGCCGCATGCGGTGGTGGCTGCCTCGAAGCTGGTGCAGACCAAGATTCCCGGGCTCGCCGCGCTGGCCTCGATGATCGGCGATCCCGCCGTGCGCAGTCGCGGCACCATCGGCGGTTCGGTCGCAAACAACGATCCGGCCGCGGATTATCCCGCGGGCGTGCTCGGCTTCGGCGCCACCATCGTCACGAGCAAGCGCGAAATCGCGGCAGACAAGTTCTTCCTCGGCCTGTTCGAGACCGCGCTCGAGCTTGGAGAGATCATCACCGCGATCCGCTTTCCCGTGCCGGTCAAGGCGGGGTACGCGAAGTTCAAGGCGCCTGCGTCGCGTTACGCGCTGGTCGGTGTGTTCGTCGCGAAATTTGCCGATGGCGTTCGTGTGGCGGTCACTGGCGCCGGGCCCGGCGTGTTCCGCGTGCCGCCGATGGAGGCGGCGCTGTCGAGCCATTTCGATCCGTCCGCGATCGCGGCGATCAAGATCGACACCGACGGCCTCACCTCCGACATCCATGCCGAAGCCGATTACCGTGCGCATCTCGTCACGGTCATGGCCAAACGCGCCGTCGAAGCGGCGCTCAGCTAGCTCTCTTAGGGTTCATGATGACTGATGGTTCCGGCCGAACGGCCTTCCCGCCGGCGCCGACTGGCCTTGGCGCGCTCTCTGCAACCGAGATCGTAGCCGGTTATCGGCGCAAGGCATTCACGCCGCGCGATGTCGTCGACGACACCATCGCCGCGCTGGAGGTAACGAACGAAGCCTGCAACGCAGTCGTGACTCCGATGTACGAGCAGGCGAGGGCAGAGGCTGATCGTCTCACCAAGGAGATGCGCTCGGGCGAAGTCATGGGGCCGCTGGCCGGCGTGCCCGTCACGATCAAGGATCTCGTCTTCGTCGCGGGCGTACCGGCCTATGCCGGCTCGCCGATGAACAAGGCGTTCGTGCCCGAGGTCGATGCCGCCGTGGTCTCCGCGTTGAAAGCGTCCGGCGCCATCATCACCTGCAAGACCACGACCTGCGAGTCCGGCTACAAGCTCACGGCGGACAGCCCGGTCACCGGCACCACGCGTAATCCCTGGAACCCCGGCCGCACCAGCGGCGGATCGAGCGGCGGCGCGGCGGCAGGCGTTGCGGCCGGCTGCGGCCCGATCGCGATCGGCACC from the Bradyrhizobium sp. WBAH42 genome contains:
- a CDS encoding PotD/PotF family extracellular solute-binding protein, which encodes MLDRDKGNAAAGHAGTKPGEAKKLSRRTLLKGAAAVAGAAAGADAIRGFPTIWAQEIKDIELRHVGVSYSVVKAIGDQAAKDLGFKVTMQNLDTSASINRFISQPNTVDIADLEGWQAKLAAKRGVIQGIEVKKIKEFDNILPIFTKGEIDGHKIPRQGISPYEAMYIAKPDATDLNDGVTEWATFLPQVYNADSIGYRPDLVGHEVTEWKDLIDPKFKGKAAILDVPAIGIMDAALCFESAGLIKYGNKGNMTKEEIDFTCNKLIELKKQGQFRATWTTFDQSVQLMAAGEVIIQSMWSPAVAAVRVKEIPCVYAPVNVKNGKEGYRGWCNGMGLMKHLSGKKLDAAYEYLNWYLSGWQGGFVARYGYYSPVPSTAKKFLTPAEWAFWYEGQPAPEVVNDPYGVAMEKAGTKRDGGSFLDRVKNISCWNTLMDEAAYMNKRWNDFKVA
- a CDS encoding xanthine dehydrogenase family protein molybdopterin-binding subunit; the protein is MGNVIGIGAAPKRKEDQRFLTGRGNYVSDIKRSGMAAGVFVRSPHGHAVLRGIDKSAALASPGVIAVLTGDDVADDGLGSLPCGWGITDAKGVPMKEPPFPMLAQDKVRFVGDMVAFVIAETPEQANAAADLLKVDYEVLPSVVGVLEAIRPDAPQLFDDVPKNICCDWELGDKAAVESAFKKAAHVARLSLVNNRLIGNPMEPRAAIAEYEPGTDRYTLWTTSQFPHVVRFLMGALVLNIPQHKLRVVAPDVGGGFGVKQFHYGEEAVITWAAKRVRRPVKWVASRSEGYVSDRHGRDHVTEAELALDETGKFLAFRVKTLANMGGYLSTFGPNIPTNLYGPLLSGVYTTPAIYCNVKVVFTNTVPVDAYRGAGRPEATFVLERIVDVAASEMGIDRVEIRRRNMIPKEAYPYQTPVLVQYDSGDPMGCLDGALVAADVKNFGVRKAASASNGKFRGLGYSTYVEACGLAPSRFAGRLGARGGLYESATVRVHPTGQVTVMIGTHNHGQGHETTFAQIVSDKLGVAFENVDIVFGDTDRVQFGMGTYGSRSLVVGGAALSKATDKVIVKGKKIAAHLLEVSEADIQFEAGKFSVAGTDRIKTFEEIAGAAYVPHNYPLEVLEPGLEEQAYYDPVNFTYPGGCHIAEVEVDPETGTVTLVNYTAVDDVGTVINPMIVEGQLHGGIVQGVGQALFENAVYDEGSGQLLSGSLMDYCMPRADHLPMMKVATHSTLCTHTPMGVKGCGEVGTIGSPAAVINAVVDALSHLGVTHVDMPATPNRIWRLLQNASLPVAAE
- a CDS encoding ABC transporter permease yields the protein MQPSSIPSRSNLAGWLYVSPLVLVLVPFFAAPILVVLAASFFATDGFGGLTPGFTLASYVEVLHSALTLKLYLATIKFTVLTWIFTLIIGFLVAYFLVFHVRNQLLAIGLFLLCTVPFWTSNIIRMISWIPLLGKEGLINQALLAMGVIRQPLEVLLFSDLAVVIAYVHQLTIFMIVPIFNSMARIDKKLIEAAIDAGASRFDIMRLIVVPMSKSGIALGTIFVVSIVMGDFFVVKVMSGGGSASVVSAFYEDVGVLQYPTAAASAVLLTLVLVAIVSLILRTVDVRQEIT
- a CDS encoding ABC transporter permease; amino-acid sequence: MSAVLADMPETVAPATSKAIAPSKGGRPWTFYVLSALFTFYVLALYGPMFCIYILSFQDIRGGLVFPMKGQSMHWFVDLFTQVRTGDVKGSFDRSIKLAVIVTVITVVVSFLAGLGFRKRFRGDTFVFYMMIGSLVAPGLVLGLGTGLLFQALGLNASWYTSALGAQLSWTLPFGVLVMFAVMSRFNHAWEEAAYDLGASRWQSIWLVMIPVLAPGLVAVALFGFTLSYDEFARSLQTAGSLNTLPLEIWSMTLNVTSPSLYALGTVTTVVSFIVIGASLGTIVLIQKKRGSRAKGWE
- a CDS encoding LysR family transcriptional regulator; translated protein: MQDAEHGRGRPADDNDLAEIDLGLLLALEALLRERNVTRAASRLNIGQPALSARLNRLRQIFADPLFVPAASGRGVVPTTRAVELQTELADVLGKLRRMVEGPAVFDPARSQRTFVVAIHENPAVTLAPGLVASLTAMAERARLALVHPARDVVDQLERGEIDILVTGADRAHGELMQRPLFEDGFLSAQRKDHPRGNGPLDLDSFCALDHLLISADGGGFSGLVDDALAALGRSRRVAVSIQTYALAPVILAHSDCICTLPRRFLIRFAHELDLTPPPLDLPPARIVALWHPRNQEDKGHAWLRECLYQAAAA
- a CDS encoding ABC transporter ATP-binding protein — encoded protein: MKNDRGDIELAGVCKSFDGITNVVDGVNLKIADGAYCCFIGPSGCGKTTILRMIAGHEDPTAGEIVIGGQNVVGLAPVQRRTAMMFQSYALFPHLTVRENIAFALRVRGQSKADRLRAADAMIEKVRLTSFADRLPVQLSGGQQQRVALARAAITEPRVLLLDEPLSALDEQLRVQMRQELRRMQRELGITFIHVTHTQLEAIALADLVVVMEQGRIKQAGAAREVYAHPHDRYVAEFMGGQNVLSGRVEKVNGASFTLAQAAPDGIEVPLQARPTVSVGDKVDIAVRRDDVALVRPGKALPPGCTTSLPSRVLAIEYQGYFVKVMLDTVPDDEFVAYVPEKTFFADPFTVGDVVMATWATGSALPLA
- a CDS encoding xanthine dehydrogenase family protein subunit M, producing the protein MKPFAYHQPDQIPDAAKLLTLIEDSKLVAGGMTLIPTLKQRLASPAALVDLSKLGSLKGITDDGATITIGAMTPHAVVAASKLVQTKIPGLAALASMIGDPAVRSRGTIGGSVANNDPAADYPAGVLGFGATIVTSKREIAADKFFLGLFETALELGEIITAIRFPVPVKAGYAKFKAPASRYALVGVFVAKFADGVRVAVTGAGPGVFRVPPMEAALSSHFDPSAIAAIKIDTDGLTSDIHAEADYRAHLVTVMAKRAVEAALS
- a CDS encoding (2Fe-2S)-binding protein, whose protein sequence is MTVQISFTLNGRPTSVDVEPATLVAELLREQLHLTGTHIGCDTSQCGACVVHLNGLPVKSCTLLAPALDGATLLTIEGLTGAPGSNQMHPMQEAFREHHGLQCGFCTPGMLMTAVALATEKPDLTEADVRHGLEGNICRCTGYQNIVISVMAGAAAMHAAKGE